A segment of the Cotesia glomerata isolate CgM1 linkage group LG2, MPM_Cglom_v2.3, whole genome shotgun sequence genome:
gattcggacccatagattttgagaaatttggagaaatctaaaataaagtaggaaaaaaaattttttctgaagtggtttttttgggataacttttaaacggctcaaccgatcgatactaaaaactaatcagctctcaaccttgaaaaaccacgtcgatcgccgccaatccggtcaaaatcggttgattcgttcgagagatatcgtgaacgaaagaaaaccgaaaaaagtctttttttagagttactccgaaatttatagtttgaccaattaaaacttagaaattatttataaggcttgaaaaactacgtagaatgccgccaaccgcgtaaaaatcggttcattcattcaaaagttattgcggtatgaacattcaaaaaatagtgttctatgaaacttctatcagacttttgagctcaaagagctcaaaagcatagaaaaggtatctttttgagctcggagagcttaaaacaatacacagattgtacttttgagctcgaagagctcaaaaaagcggccaggtattaacggaattagcgggaagttgcagggatggcctttagggtcaaccgttttcctaattttttagattttcttgacAGTACATCTGCTATTACAACTGCTTCTACTGCTGCTTGTACTACGCCAACTATTGACAAATATTCTAAGGTTCAAGGATGTCAAACATTTAGTCAATCAGTTATTGGTTAAGAGAATGACTCTATATCTGCTAATAAAagttagtaaaataatatttaaaaattactgacAAGAAACTTTAACTTGTGATATTTGTGATATTTTTCAGTTGAAACCGATTCTGGGAATCCTTTTGACGACGCATTTAAGATGCCAACTGATTATTTACCGAAGAAAAAAAGGATTAAACTGGAGTCATCCGGCAAACTCAAACTACCTTCTGCTGGTACATCTGATCAGTGGATGTAATATCActcgaaaaaagaaaatgatcggaaaataaaagaagaaaagttacaaaaaagaaaaataattacaagaaGAGAAGAAACTTCTAGCTGAAGAAAAGAACAAATTGCAAGATAAAATGAAAGCAATACaacaaaaaatcaaagaagaaacaaaatagttaaatttcaaattcaatCTTAAATACATCtcgtctttattttttaattacttattcaTCCAAAGATTCGAAACTGTTCTTGTCATGCTTATTTTGTAAATCAacgtttatttattgtttgttaaatcgttttatttttgaatataacTGTATTAATACTTGATAAAGATATTAAAcaacatttaatattatggataaacaaattaaagactaaaaaaaaaattttaatcttaatttttcaatctaTTTTGTGTTCCATAATTTGGGACATACCTTATGAAACACCCTTACATGCTGCTTCATACTGTTCCATAAATACGGTCATAAGTActaatcttttttttcaattaatttattaatattttcagcTAAAACTCACTTCATAAGAACTTTTACCGCTTTAATAGATATCACAGAAacatttaatttgaaaaaattcaatgtttcaactctattttcttttaaaaagaataaaatatacaattcCTATTCATAGAGTATTCCATAATATGGCCCTTTACCTTATTAGCTGGAATAATCACATATAGATAATAGTTAAATGCAAATTCGATGAAATATgaaatctgtgcaagtcagtacaataatacaattaaatttcaagtctacatctgaaaatgcaattctataaagtgcccagcggagcaggcgggtaacagctagtattttataaattatataaattaattaatcatactatatttttacttatactgggggggggggggggggttaACAATGGAAAAATTCTCATTTCCAAGCGGTAGTTTCTAAAGACGAAGTTTTGTAGAAATCTTTCATTTAAGATGTAAAAATGATCTTGAACATGATCTAACGTAATTCCTCCCCCATATTGGAGAACGAGGGtgttaattgtcaaaaaattcatattatttaaatacagTTTCTACAGATATAATATTTCATAGAACCTCAATAGGAAATAGATATTTTCGATACATATGTGCGAAGTGAGGCATTCCCAGGGCTTAAAAATTGAGACACGAGGCTAAGAAACGGCGCGTTTACAATGGGACCGAGTACGCAGATTAACCCCACGAGCCGTTTGGCGCAAaatcgtgaagcgttccacatttttacaaatataaataatgctatgaggcgggaaagaataggagttaattattaagtgaagcgttccacattcacgtaacaggatattggtaagaaaggattgagaaaggaatgtggagaggatcatcttaatgtgagtttatagaatatgcgagaaaaaattattagatagcttgGACTGGAATTCGAACCCataaccttccgaagacatgtcggctactctaccatttgagctatccgatctatactaaatttccttttgattattctatatacattaagtcACACCATCCATAAGCTGTCACACACACGCAGCgccttttaaaagaaaaaagaccatttggcagccgaaatggaagtagatttcatcatgaatagaaaaaaatataacgaggATTGTATACAAAACTAGGGCTTTTAACTTCTATCCAatcgacaaaaatatatattgacggaaaaatactaaaaccaGTGCAATAGCAACTTTCATAATTGGCATCGCGGAATAGGGCATAATTTTaagactacacatatgatatggtacttaaattgaagcttatttaaagagctttcagatgAAATTTACAGAGTTTtaataagttatcccattcaaaagttattcgagtaagaatgtgaagaaatatgaatttttacgattttcaaaattttgaaatcctggcatttctaaattacttgaccgattaagctcatcttcgaacttgacttcggtatttatctgtagaataagtatgttgagtttgataAAGATTCGTTGTTAATTGGTGACAATAtcgtacatacatacatacatacatatataaacttttaaaccatatgtattttctgactcagctcgtcgagTTAAGTcggaatatagcaaaatttttcaaaagttgcgtcatgaggaccattgcaatagttagatttctatgaaatctactaaaaactGCAGAAAGGGAACAGTAACCAGTAAccaggagtaggcgtcgtgagacgcaacaTGGACtagattgaagtaatgctaatgCGGTtccgatccagtcttccccATAACATCTATTGGAAAAggagaggaggatgtttagtcggtatttttgtaaataatatcgACTTCTGAGTCTGACATACCCAGGCAAACACCTAGTCCTGGCACCAACACCATGTCCTAgcatacgtaaatgtatttgatctcctctataaaataaaaaaaaaaaaaaaaaaaaaaacacacacacatacagacatatggacatcatcgcggaaacattcggggaagcttcctaggactttTTCGGCAAATGGGATAAAACCAAAAACTTctcaacttttgaaaattctccATTTTATTAgcggaagttaaaaatcttgTTTAGAAAATAGGACTTGAAATATGGAATTTAGTATTGGGATTATAGAATGAGTATGAGTGGCTTGTGTAATTATAAGATACTTGACACGTACAACGCACGTCTGCTCCTTATTCTTTATTGAACTTAACTGACTATATAATACTAAACTGAGTATgactaataaataatgatatctCCTACCACTGAGACTGTATATGCTCAACACTTCCCCTCACTGGCTGGAAATTGGATTTTCCTCAACAAGTCCCATTGAATGTGCCAGTGTTTTTGTCTTTTGTGGACCTAGGGCTTTAGTAAGAATATCCGCCAAATTTTCTGCACTTGGACAATATTTTACGTCAATAACCTTATTCTTGACCAGATCTTTTGTGTAGATATTTAGAATCGATGTGTTTAGTCTGGGCGCTTTTTCCAACTGAGTAAATGTTATTGATACAGCTTTGACTGTCCTCGTAAATGATGGTGGGTCCGTCTTGGCGTTGGTTTACGAACTCCAGAATGCTTCTTATACAACACATTCTTTTGATGCTTCTGACAAAGCAATGATCTCAGCCTCAGTCGATGATGTCGCTACGCAGTCTTGCTTTTTAGATGCCCAGCTAATCGTACCTCCGAATAAACGAACTATGTAATCTGTATTAGATTTTCTTGTCGCTCGGTCCTCAGCCCAATTAGCATCTACGTAAATCAGCAGTTCTTGTTTTTCAGTCTTGTCACTGAGTCTCAGCTCGTAGTCGATTGTGCCTTTCAAGTATCTACAAATTCTCTGTGCTTCGTTCCAATCAATTTGTTTTGTTTGCTTGATGTGTTGTACGAGCAGAGCTACTGGTGCAGCTATGTCCGGTCGCGTATTAACAGAGACGTACAAAAGAGCGCCAATCAGCCTACTGTACTGCTTAGTATTTATTTCTGCCGAAGCTAgtcttaatttttcataaccaGTGTCCATTGGTATATGAGATGGTATTGCTTGTTCTAATTTAGTCCTTCGTAATATCTTCATTATATAATCCGATTGATTAATGGAAAATTCCCCTTGTTTGTTTCTCTTTATTTGTATTCCAAGGGAGCATTTTGCTTCGCCAAGGTCAGTAATCTCAAACTCTTTATTTAACGCGTCTTATTTGGTTCATGCTCCCCGGTGAGCTACTTGCTACTAGAATGTCATCTACATGTACTATAAGATAGCTGACTGTACTGTTACCGTGTTTATAGAGGCATGGATTATCTTCACTGCGTGTGAAGTTGTATTCAGTGAGTACTTTGTGTAGTCGTTCATACCACCCTTTTGCACCATGTCGGAGTCCATAGAGAGATTTAATTAATCTACAGCCCCAGTCCTTATGATTTTCGTCAACACATCCTGGTAGTTGcgccatatatattatttcctTCAAAACTCCGTTCAGGAATGCAGTTTTGACGTCTAGATGCCAAACATGGTAGTTTCTTTCACCTGCGAGACTCAGGAACATTCTAATAGTTGTTACTTTTACTACTGGTGCGAATACCTCGTCATAATCTGTGCCACGTTTTTGAGAAAAGCCTTGAGCCACTAACATAGCCTTGAATTTGGTTTTCCATCGGGAATGTACTTGAACTTAAACACCCACTTGCAGCcgatcaattttttgtttttaggaaCGGGTTCGAGAGTCCAAGTCTCATTTGTTTGAAGcgatttaatttcttcttcgATCGCACTTTTTCATTCTTCACCGTGTGGACCGCTTATTGCTTCCTGGTATGTTTTTGGTTCTGCATCATTGGCATCATTTTCTTTGTCGTAAATGTAATCTTCGCCTTCTATTTGTTtggtagaatttttattaccaGAATCTTCGGAATTtgaatctaaattaattacttcCCCTGAGACAATTGAATCGATTAActgtttattatattttttcttacctGTATCTTTGATACATTTTTCTGGTAGGTAGATTGTTTGGTTTTCTGTTTCAGGTGTTTCCTCTTGTGAGTCGATTAAAATCTTAAGTTGAGAGTCTTCCAGATCTTGTGCTTCCCCTTCAGTACGGTATTCTTCCAAGAACGTTACAGTTAGACTCACGATAATTTTTCCTGACGATCTCTGTAATGGCTTGTATCCCTTTGAGTCTTCAGGATAACCCACGAATACACATTCTGTCGCTTTTGGGTCAAGTTTTCGTCTTCGCTCTTTTGGGATATGAGAGCAAGCACGACATCCAAAAATTCTGAGATTGCTAACATTTGGTTTTTCGCCAAACCAGAGTTCTTAAGGGGTTTTAGACCTTGTTCTAGTTGGTAATCGGTTTTGAAGGTATGTGGCTGTCATTACTGCTTCTCCCCAGTAAGTGTTAGGTAATTTTGCGTCAATTAACATTGTTCTCACGGCTTCCATCAGGTATCTGTTCTTCCGTTCTGCTAATCCGTTCTGTTCAGGTGAATACGGCATTGTGTGCTGAAGTTGAATGcctttattttgtaaatattctTTTAGTGAATGTCCTATGTATTTGCCTCCTCTATCTGACCGGAAAGTTTTTGGTTTCTTTCCAAAATAACTATGagtatagttaataaattgtttgatTACTAGTTCTGCTTGAGATTTTTGGGTTA
Coding sequences within it:
- the LOC123260043 gene encoding uncharacterized protein LOC123260043 translates to MNLNDHSHSFNEEFLPLINNPKTDTSASSEVLYEFIVDNKPLEIVSQAQSGTDQSKNLNLSDVLERNIGDELIFESNVLDADNQTDFLDSTSAITTASTAACTTPTIDKYSKVQGCQTFSQSVIVETDSGNPFDDAFKMPTDYLPKKKRIKLESSGKLKLPSAGTSDQWM